Sequence from the Gemmatimonadota bacterium genome:
CGGTGCGGTCTGCGCCCGAACGGGTCGGTCTTCGAGCGTGGTCAGGTATTCGGCACCCCACTGTGCAGCTCGTTCAGCCCATTGATAGTAGTCTTTTCGTTTCAATACATTACATCCAGGTTTTTAGAAATCCAGTTCTTCAAAGGTAATCGCTGACGTCCATTTCTGGATATGCGTTTTTTATCAGTTCGACGGAGGTGGGCGTGTACATTGCGTCACCGGGTTTCGGCCAGCCGAAGAGACTGCGAACCCTTGATGTCGTTTTGCCCAAAAAGGGTTTCAAGCGCCTAATCACTTCAGCTTCCCTTTTTCCGGTCGATGTCCAGGGCATGGTGTCTCTGCGTCCTATCGAAAAGAAAATGACGGCGCGTTGCCTATCCTTGTCTGCAAAAGGTTGTGCTGCGTGTGGCGTGTGTCCACTGTAGAAGAGTACGCTGCCAGCTTTCCCTGTGATTGAGACGGGTTCTTGCGCGTGAAGAATTTTGCGGATATCGGCAAAGCGGTAGGAGTGAGGCACCTTGCGGATGTCGCCAAAGCCCAGGCCGTCGTCCTCAATCACACGCAAGATATCGCCCATTTTGTCGTGTACTCCTGGGACCAACCGAACAGGCGCGCAATCTGCATCGATGTCGTCCAGAAAGACCCAGGCTTGTATATGGCCATACCGCTGCCAATCCGGGTGAGGGGGTATAAAGGGCTTGGCCCAATCCAGGTGAAATTCGATTTCCGGCTTTGTTGGGGCCTTTCTATCTATTCTGCCGTTTCGGATATAGACGTAACCATGATGGTAGTGTATATCAGGCGTATCCAGAAGCTGTTCCAGAGCATCCAGAAAAGGATCGTGTTCCAGGACCTGGTCAATGACTCCTACCCCTGTTGGAATGTCACAGAACTCCGCTCTGGGGCCGCCCATCCCGAGACCTGCTCCGGGCAGGCGTAGCTTATTTTCAAGGTCAGAATTGGCCTTTATTTCTGCAATGAACTCGGAAAAAGACTTTCCATAAGCGTTTTGTTCCGCGGCCTCAAGTACCGCTGACAATTGGCTGGTCGAGAACAGATTCGGGACTAAGAGGTAGCCCTCTTGTTGATAAGACTCATACTGTTGTGGTGTCAACATTTTCGATCTCCTTTCATAAATCGTCTAAATTTCATCGTCATCCAGAGCGCGCTGTCCTTCAAACGGACCCCAGTGAATACGCGCTCTGGTTTTTCTATCGCTCTTGTAAATCTCTGGGTCATAATCCGGGTTTGCCTTCGGGAATCGCGCCTCGACCAGTTCGAGATAGCGCATCATCTCGTCGTAGAGTTTCTGGTGTGTTTCCGGATTTTGCTTTGCAATATTGGTGACCTCGCCAATGTCGCCAGATAGGTCGAACAACATTGGAATATCTGGTCGTTCGTAAAAATGGATCACTTTGGACGAACCAGAAATAATGACCGAATGTGGCATAGAATTCCGATAATGAGGATAATGAAAATAGAGATAGCGATTTAGAAAGGCCTCGTCCGGTTCTTTTCCCGCCATGTAATCGGCGAGGCTGACACCGTCGATGTTCTGCAATTTTTCCGAGTCGCCACCAGCCCAATCAACGAAGGTGGGTAAGAAGTCATAGTTGATCACATTGCCGGTAAAAAACGAGCCAGGTTTGACTCCCGGACCCTTGACAATCATAGGCACCCGGATGCCTCCATCCCACAACCACCACTTTGTTGCGTGTAACGGTTGCTTGTAGTCGGGTATGATTTCGACTTCTTCGTGTCGGTAGCCGTTGTCACCTGCTACTATGACATAGGTGTTATCCTCAATTCCCAGTTCCCTGAGCTTGTCGAGCACTGCGCCGATCCGACCGTCCAGGTCCTCACCCATCCCCAACCAAATTGCGGGATCATCTCCCCGGTTGACTGTGTCGGGATGTTTATTGTTTTTCTTATACCACTCCTGCACCAGTGGGTGATTCACATACTTTTCACGCGTTTTATCCAGGCATTCATAACCCGCATGCATGGCATAATGAGATATCTGGAGATAAAAGGGATTGCTTTTTTCTACCTGTTCTTCCATGAAGCCAATTGCCTTTTCGGTAATGCTGAACATCAACTTGGGATCGGCCATATCTTTGGGTAGTCGCCTGGGCGTCCGCCCGTCCCTCTCCAGTCCGTACTTCAGGGTATTGCCGGGATTATTATCGGTAGCACCATCGTGTAATACGTAGCCCGCCTTTTCTGGATCGCCTCTCATGTGCCATTTGCCAATGTGGGCGCTGACATAACCCAGAGGTTTGAGAGCTTTGGGAATGGTAACTGCGTCTTCGTCGAGTTCTCGGTCGGACACGTTCGGGACCAGCGGAAAATGCCGATATTCCCTTTTCGTGTCGTAGTAGGGCTCTCTTGATCCCAGATATACCGTGAAACCACTGTGTGGCGCAGACAGCCCCGTCTGTACGCACACACGAGCAGGTGCACATTGCGGCGCTCCATAGGCATTGCGAAACTTCATTCCCTCATTTGCCAGCTTTTGGATGTTCGGCATTTGCAAGACTGGCATGAGGGAATTCTCCATGGTGTCATCCATGGCAACCGGTGATCCGTTCCATGCCCAGTCGTCTATATAAAACATGACAATGTTGGGCCTGGATTGTGCCTGAGATCCCGCTTGCGTGTTGGATTTGGCCTGTGCGGCCTGACTGCGAACGGCGAAGGTCCCAATCACAATCGCAATCCATAGGATGAGTTTTATAAAAAGGATCATATATTCCTCCTGTTGGGCATCAGTTGTTGCTCCTCCAAACAATTTTTCTTTTTTCTCCTTCAATTTCGCGAAATACGGCCAGTTTCCTGGATACAGTGATTCCGAGTTTATAAGTGCCCGGGTCGGACACCTCTCTGGATTTCCAAAGGGCCACTTCTGGATGGTCGGGTGTACCGCGATAGGTTACCAACTGCCCCTTTTCGAAAGCGGCATAATGAAGGCCGCCGTCAGGGTCCTTTGATCGAGACCGCCAAATCGCATCTCCACTCCTGCCAGGAGCACCTCGACGAAGTACCAGCTTTCCATTATCATGCATCTTCAAATAACATTCCAGGCGGGGGAATACGCGGACATCTCCGATCATAAATTTTTCACCTTCATTCAGTATTACTTGATGAATCTCATCTCGCCAGTTTGCCACGCTGTTTTCCGAAATATCACCCACAGCAATCTGAATTTCACGCTGACTGGATATACCGGTTTTGTCTTCTGCCACAGCCTCCAAATGATATATCCCGGACTTCGGTGCTTTCAGGAGTTCATCACTTGAACTGCTCCAAACTTGCGGCTTGGTAGCAGTGAGAATCAGGCCGTTGAGATAAAGCTTCACTTCTCGAATGCCATTCCCATCGGTCGCATCTACTTCCACCCGGAGATCAGTTCCCGCCGGAAAACGCGCACCATCCTTCAGGTTTGTAAAACGCACTTTTGGAAAGTCCCCTTCCCGCTGTACGGTGATGACCTCTTTTTTCACTTCCGCCAGAGTGCGGTTCCAATCCATAAAGTGGGTCCGGGCCATCAATTGCGTTTTGTATTGAGGTGTAAGAATTGAGGCATAGGTCTTCCATTCCTCTACTGCATCCTTGAAATGGGCCACGGCTTCATCATTAAACTGCTTCCGCTGGCGATCTTCGCGAAATACCGCCAATTTAGCTGCACCGCGCATTTTGTCGGCATAATAACGGCCGAGATAGGCCATGCTTTCAATATCGTTCAGCGTTTCCTGCAACTCTACGTTATCACCCATCTGTGCCCGCAATGCTGGGAGTGCTTTTAGTGCAGTCGCCGCATATTTATCCAGGCTATCCGACACCTGTAGCGGTGTGATGCCCGTGAGTTTTTTCCCGGCAAGAAAAGCCTTCGCCCACTCTGTTACGGAGTGAATGCCCGATCCACGCATCGGGTCCCGGTCAAAATAGTAGTCATCCACGGTTAGAAAACCCTGACGCTGCATACACCCTTCCGGCGCGAAGTTTCCATCGGTGCCAGACCATACGGATCTGTTGAGTTGGGGGATAATCTCGGAAGTTGACTCCCACGCATCGTAGAGTAGTCTGGTATCTACACCGGGAAAACGATGCTTCAGGACAGTTTCCCAATAGTCTCGATTGAGTGACGGATTATAAGATAGCTGTCCCCATAGCCGGAAACGATACCAGTGTTTATCAATCTCCAATCGCCCGGACATCTCTGGATTCCTGGCAATAAACTCGCGGCCCCAGACATAGCCGTCCGATCCCATATAAAAGCCGGGCGAATGGTCGTGTGGCATCTCTTTAATAAACTCGCGCACAAAATCCGGACCGCCCCAGCGATGCATGAAGATGTCGTCATTGCGCAAGTTGAGCCAGACTTTGAAATTATCCAGCCATCCATCATTTACGATGCGTCTTTCCCATTCCTGCGGCCTTCTCATCGAATAGATATGCGCGACCGCATACTTCACACTGGTTTCCAGGGTGCCACCCGTATAATTTTTAAAGGCATCTGTGACGTAGTGATGGTCTGTTACGTGTCTGCGAAAAATAAAACGTATCTTGCGATCGGGTTGCTGCTCCTGTACGTCCATAACACCTCGACCGTAGGTGTTGAAGATAAAGTTTTCGATAGAATGCACGCCTTTGATTTCATTATCCGCGTTTTCGCCAGCCGTGACGCCAATCCCCGCAATCTGCGGGTAGGTCAGCAATGCCTGGTGCACGCTCTTTCGCATATAATCGACAGTGATGGGGTTGGTCTGATCCTGCGTTATGCCGTGTTTTCCGGTTGCGCCGAAAGTGAAGACGTTCCAGTGAAACAGATAAATTTCAATCCCGCGATCCTCCGCGTATTGGAACACCCGCTGCCAATGCGCGATTTTCTCGTCGATGGAGATCTTTTTCACCAGCTTCAGGGTGCCCGGTTTGTCAAAATCCACATCCCGCCACTTGTTTTTATTGTGCGGATAAATATTGACTCCGATGCGATAGACGTCGTCCAGCGCTACTTCGGGATAGTCATCCAGCTTGATAATGGAAGGAAAAGGGTGGGTTGTCCACAGGCTCAGCACATTGTAGCGATAACGCGCGAGGTCATCGAGATAGGCTTTCCAGAAGTCAAAGTCCCAGACCGTTTCAATATTGTTCTGCGCCGAATCTCCCGTGTCGTCGTAGGACGGGGTGCGCGCATCTAATGGGATATTAAATTTAATTCCGCGTTTTTTCACAAAGGGGGCGCGTTTCTGATCTTCAATCGGAAGGCCGAGGCGCAAAAGGTCGGCTACTTCGAGACCGCCATACATTGCGCCCGTTGCATCCGTGCCGGTAATTTCTACCTCGGTCGGTCCAATAGACCGAATTTGAAACGCTTCGAGTGACGCTTCATCCGGCTTAATTGTCAATGTAACCTGCAAGTCTTCCCTTCCCGCCTCTTTTAATGCCTCGTTTAATTCCTGTGCAGCGAACGCCAACTGCGGGATCTCTGCATCGTATTCGACCGAGGCCGCGAGGCGACCCGGTATGAGAATGATCAAGACGAATATCAAATAGAGGAATGAAAGAGGTCTCTTTTGCATTATTTTAATCCTCAAAATAGACATCATTCAATTCATCAATATTATTCCGCAATTTTTGGAACGCTTCGAGAATGAGGTCCATGTTTTCGCGCGGTCCGAGAAGAATGCGGTGCGTGAGATCAAGGGCTTCGGTTTCGTGAATGCGCTCGGCTTCGGGACAATAGACTTTGGTGTAGTCGATGGGATCAGCCTGGTACAACGGGCAGCGGATTGGACAGCCTGTTTCGCCCCATTTGCCGCTGGCAAACATGCTAAATTGATAGAGGGGCTTTGTCGGGCCTATGCCACAGGGCACGCCTTCGGCCTGGAGCGCTTTGCGGAATCGTTCGCGGTGGATGCCTTCAAATTCTTTGGAGATAAATTTGAAGTGCCAGCGATAGGGATTCCAGCGGGTGACGCGCTCGTCAATGTCGAGGCCGGTGAGTCCGGGAATAGATTCCATTCCTTTGTGGAGATACTTGAGATTTTTCCACCGAATTTCTGCCTGTTCTTCGAGGCGGGTGAGTGCGATTAGGCCGATGGCCGCTTCAAATTCGCCCAGTCTTAAGGTTGTGGCAGGCCAGGTGAAGTTCATACTTTCTTCGCCTCTGTCTCGGCCTGCGTGATGATACCGAAAGGCTTTTTCGTACAGGCTTTCGTCTTTGGTCATCACCACGCCGCCTTCGCCTATGGCAAGTACCTTGCCGGGCATGCAGGAGAAACCAGCAATGTCGGCTTGAGATCCGACGCCTTTGCCTCTCCATTGTCCGCCGTGGGCATGAGAACAGTCACTGACCAGGCCGATGTTGTGTTTGCGGCAGATGTCACCTAAAGCATCTGTATCGCAGGGCATGCCGCCCATATCTACGGCAACCACTGCCCGGGTGCGCGGCGTGATGAGGGCTTCTACGCTTTTGGGATCGATGGTGTAGTTGCGCGGGTCGATGTCGGCAAAGATGGGAATGCCATTGCAAATCATGACGCAGGACGCAGATGCGATGTAAGTTGACGCAGGGACAATGACTTCACAGCCAGCTTCGACGCCGAGGGCGCGCAAGCAGGTTTCGAGTGCTGTGGTGCCCGTGGAGACAGCAAGGGCGTATTTGCTGTCGTGAAATTCTGCAAAGGCCCGTTCAAATGCGTAGAGTTTGCTGTCGCCATGGTTGTAATAGTCAAAGCCACTGCGCCCCCATTTGTGACTGCGAAGGACGCCGACAACGGCTTTTTCTTCGCGTTCATCGTGAACCGGCCAGGGTTGGCGCAGGTCTCTATTAACCGTTTTTGAACCACCGTTGATTGCGAGTTCAGGCATTGGAGCGTTCCTTGTGGGATGAATTATCGTGCAGTTTTGTGAGTAAGGTTTGCGTTCCGTCAATCCAGCGTTCACCTGTGCCGGGAACAACGCAGGCGCGGTTGTATTCGAGTGGGTCGCTTGGGTAGGGGATAACGCCGTAACCTCCGAAGTTATACGCGCGGCGATTTGGCACATAGCCACATGATCCCTGGGAATAGCCCATGACAATCGTGCGCGCAAAGGGGGATGACGATTGGGTGGATAGA
This genomic interval carries:
- a CDS encoding DegT/DnrJ/EryC1/StrS family aminotransferase; translation: MPELAINGGSKTVNRDLRQPWPVHDEREEKAVVGVLRSHKWGRSGFDYYNHGDSKLYAFERAFAEFHDSKYALAVSTGTTALETCLRALGVEAGCEVIVPASTYIASASCVMICNGIPIFADIDPRNYTIDPKSVEALITPRTRAVVAVDMGGMPCDTDALGDICRKHNIGLVSDCSHAHGGQWRGKGVGSQADIAGFSCMPGKVLAIGEGGVVMTKDESLYEKAFRYHHAGRDRGEESMNFTWPATTLRLGEFEAAIGLIALTRLEEQAEIRWKNLKYLHKGMESIPGLTGLDIDERVTRWNPYRWHFKFISKEFEGIHRERFRKALQAEGVPCGIGPTKPLYQFSMFASGKWGETGCPIRCPLYQADPIDYTKVYCPEAERIHETEALDLTHRILLGPRENMDLILEAFQKLRNNIDELNDVYFED
- a CDS encoding phytanoyl-CoA dioxygenase family protein, whose protein sequence is MLTPQQYESYQQEGYLLVPNLFSTSQLSAVLEAAEQNAYGKSFSEFIAEIKANSDLENKLRLPGAGLGMGGPRAEFCDIPTGVGVIDQVLEHDPFLDALEQLLDTPDIHYHHGYVYIRNGRIDRKAPTKPEIEFHLDWAKPFIPPHPDWQRYGHIQAWVFLDDIDADCAPVRLVPGVHDKMGDILRVIEDDGLGFGDIRKVPHSYRFADIRKILHAQEPVSITGKAGSVLFYSGHTPHAAQPFADKDRQRAVIFFSIGRRDTMPWTSTGKREAEVIRRLKPFLGKTTSRVRSLFGWPKPGDAMYTPTSVELIKNAYPEMDVSDYL
- a CDS encoding sulfatase-like hydrolase/transferase is translated as MFYIDDWAWNGSPVAMDDTMENSLMPVLQMPNIQKLANEGMKFRNAYGAPQCAPARVCVQTGLSAPHSGFTVYLGSREPYYDTKREYRHFPLVPNVSDRELDEDAVTIPKALKPLGYVSAHIGKWHMRGDPEKAGYVLHDGATDNNPGNTLKYGLERDGRTPRRLPKDMADPKLMFSITEKAIGFMEEQVEKSNPFYLQISHYAMHAGYECLDKTREKYVNHPLVQEWYKKNNKHPDTVNRGDDPAIWLGMGEDLDGRIGAVLDKLRELGIEDNTYVIVAGDNGYRHEEVEIIPDYKQPLHATKWWLWDGGIRVPMIVKGPGVKPGSFFTGNVINYDFLPTFVDWAGGDSEKLQNIDGVSLADYMAGKEPDEAFLNRYLYFHYPHYRNSMPHSVIISGSSKVIHFYERPDIPMLFDLSGDIGEVTNIAKQNPETHQKLYDEMMRYLELVEARFPKANPDYDPEIYKSDRKTRARIHWGPFEGQRALDDDEI